From Panthera uncia isolate 11264 chromosome E1, Puncia_PCG_1.0, whole genome shotgun sequence, one genomic window encodes:
- the NSRP1 gene encoding nuclear speckle splicing regulatory protein 1 isoform X2 has product MKQTKLEIQKALAEDSTVYEYDSIYDEMQKKREENNPKLLLGKDRKPKYIHNLLKAVEIRKKEQEKRMEKKIQREREMEKGEFDDKEAFVTSAYKKKLQERAEEEEREKRAAALEARLDVTKQKDLSGFYRHLLNQAVGEEEVPTCSFREARSGIKEEKSRGYSDEVSSENRIPHEKCILQTVVQVEENPDADSDFDANSSEDDEMEENKKANARRERVTETSKSDSKHQRNQIHSRSSSEEREHGTKCHTKRSKSRVHEKREDQHQERQSRDHENYYNDRDYRKEKKDSHRHREASHRDSHWKRHEQEDKLRGRDQRERNDRDWKREKDREKYSPREQERERQRNNHDRYSEKGGEKEEKSKEEHVKARKERYENSDKYRHREQREISIQSSERNREKKESSPNSRAKDRFLDQEKSNKMRNMDKERNPEKPSSSETSVGAKHRLTEEYQEMGKEQEGPHEVGNKFAKRNNEETVMSARDRYLARQMARVNAKTYIEKEDD; this is encoded by the exons ATGAAACAG accAAACTAGAAATCCAGAAGGCCCTTGCAGAAGATTCCACTGTATATGAATATGACAGTATTTATgatgaaatgcagaaaaaaagggaggaaaataatCCCAAATTGCTTTTGGGAAAAGACCGAAAG CCCAAGTATATTCACAACTTACTAAAAGCAGTTGAGATcagaaaaaaggaacaggaaaagagaatggaaaagaaaatacagagagaacgagagatggagaagggagagTTTGATGATAAGGAGGCATTTGTGACATCTGCGTATAAGAAAAAACTGCAAGAGAGagctgaagaggaagaaagagaaaaaagggctGCTGCACTTGAAG CCCGTTTGGATGTAACCAAGCAGAAAGATCTCAGTGGATTTTATAGACACCTATTAAATCAAGCAGTTGGTGAAGAGGAAGTACCTACATGCAGCTTTCGTGAAGCCAG gtctggaataaaggaagagaaatcaaggggtTATTCTGATGAAGTAAGTTCAGAGAACAGAATACCACATGAGAAATGCATTCTCCAAACTGTTGTGCAAGTAGAGGAAAACCCAGATGCAGATAGCGACTTTGATGCTAATAGCAGTGAggatgatgaaatggaagaaaataaaaaagcaaacgcAAGAAGGGAGAGGGTCACAGAGACCTCCAAGAGTGACTCTAAACATCAGAGGAATCAAATCCACTCACGGTCTTCTAgtgaagaaagagagcatggtACCAAATGCCACACAAAAAGGTCCAAGTCAAGAGTTCATGAGAAAAGGGAAGATCAGCACCAAGAGAGACAATCCAGGGATCATGAGAACTATTACAATGACCGTGATTAccgaaaagaaaagaaggattcCCATAGGCACCGAGAAGCCAGCCATAGAGATTCCCACTGGAAGAGGCATGAACAAGAAGATAAACTGAGGGGAAGagaccaaagagaaagaaatgacagagattggaaaagggagaaagacagggagaaataTTCCccaagagaacaagaaagagagagacaacgaAATAATCATGATCGATACagtgagaaaggaggagagaaggaagagaaaagcaaagaagagcatgtgaaagcaaggaaagaaagatatgAAAACAGTGATAAGTACAGACATAGAGAACAACGAGAAATAAGTATTCAGTCTTCAGAAAGAAAccgagagaaaaaagaaagtagccCAAATTCTAGGGCAAAGGATAGGTTTCTTGACCAGGAAAAATccaataaaatgagaaacatggacaaagaaagaaacccagagaAACCCTCTAGTTCTGAAACATCAGTAGGAGCAAAACATAGACTCACAGAGGAATACCAAGAGATGGGCAAAGAACAAGAGGGACCACATGAGGTGGGGAACAAGTTTGCAAAGCGAAATAATGAAGAAACTGTAATGTCGGCTAGAGATAGGTACCTGGCCAGGCAGATGGCACGGGTTAATGCAAAGACATATATTGAGAAAGAAGATGATTGA
- the NSRP1 gene encoding nuclear speckle splicing regulatory protein 1 isoform X1 — protein sequence MAIPGRQYGLILPKKAQQLHPVLQKPSVFGNDSDDDDETSVSESLQREAAKKQAMKQTKLEIQKALAEDSTVYEYDSIYDEMQKKREENNPKLLLGKDRKPKYIHNLLKAVEIRKKEQEKRMEKKIQREREMEKGEFDDKEAFVTSAYKKKLQERAEEEEREKRAAALEARLDVTKQKDLSGFYRHLLNQAVGEEEVPTCSFREARSGIKEEKSRGYSDEVSSENRIPHEKCILQTVVQVEENPDADSDFDANSSEDDEMEENKKANARRERVTETSKSDSKHQRNQIHSRSSSEEREHGTKCHTKRSKSRVHEKREDQHQERQSRDHENYYNDRDYRKEKKDSHRHREASHRDSHWKRHEQEDKLRGRDQRERNDRDWKREKDREKYSPREQERERQRNNHDRYSEKGGEKEEKSKEEHVKARKERYENSDKYRHREQREISIQSSERNREKKESSPNSRAKDRFLDQEKSNKMRNMDKERNPEKPSSSETSVGAKHRLTEEYQEMGKEQEGPHEVGNKFAKRNNEETVMSARDRYLARQMARVNAKTYIEKEDD from the exons acCTCCGTGAGTGAAAGCCTTCAGAGGGAAGCTGCTAAGAAGCAAGCAATGAAACAG accAAACTAGAAATCCAGAAGGCCCTTGCAGAAGATTCCACTGTATATGAATATGACAGTATTTATgatgaaatgcagaaaaaaagggaggaaaataatCCCAAATTGCTTTTGGGAAAAGACCGAAAG CCCAAGTATATTCACAACTTACTAAAAGCAGTTGAGATcagaaaaaaggaacaggaaaagagaatggaaaagaaaatacagagagaacgagagatggagaagggagagTTTGATGATAAGGAGGCATTTGTGACATCTGCGTATAAGAAAAAACTGCAAGAGAGagctgaagaggaagaaagagaaaaaagggctGCTGCACTTGAAG CCCGTTTGGATGTAACCAAGCAGAAAGATCTCAGTGGATTTTATAGACACCTATTAAATCAAGCAGTTGGTGAAGAGGAAGTACCTACATGCAGCTTTCGTGAAGCCAG gtctggaataaaggaagagaaatcaaggggtTATTCTGATGAAGTAAGTTCAGAGAACAGAATACCACATGAGAAATGCATTCTCCAAACTGTTGTGCAAGTAGAGGAAAACCCAGATGCAGATAGCGACTTTGATGCTAATAGCAGTGAggatgatgaaatggaagaaaataaaaaagcaaacgcAAGAAGGGAGAGGGTCACAGAGACCTCCAAGAGTGACTCTAAACATCAGAGGAATCAAATCCACTCACGGTCTTCTAgtgaagaaagagagcatggtACCAAATGCCACACAAAAAGGTCCAAGTCAAGAGTTCATGAGAAAAGGGAAGATCAGCACCAAGAGAGACAATCCAGGGATCATGAGAACTATTACAATGACCGTGATTAccgaaaagaaaagaaggattcCCATAGGCACCGAGAAGCCAGCCATAGAGATTCCCACTGGAAGAGGCATGAACAAGAAGATAAACTGAGGGGAAGagaccaaagagaaagaaatgacagagattggaaaagggagaaagacagggagaaataTTCCccaagagaacaagaaagagagagacaacgaAATAATCATGATCGATACagtgagaaaggaggagagaaggaagagaaaagcaaagaagagcatgtgaaagcaaggaaagaaagatatgAAAACAGTGATAAGTACAGACATAGAGAACAACGAGAAATAAGTATTCAGTCTTCAGAAAGAAAccgagagaaaaaagaaagtagccCAAATTCTAGGGCAAAGGATAGGTTTCTTGACCAGGAAAAATccaataaaatgagaaacatggacaaagaaagaaacccagagaAACCCTCTAGTTCTGAAACATCAGTAGGAGCAAAACATAGACTCACAGAGGAATACCAAGAGATGGGCAAAGAACAAGAGGGACCACATGAGGTGGGGAACAAGTTTGCAAAGCGAAATAATGAAGAAACTGTAATGTCGGCTAGAGATAGGTACCTGGCCAGGCAGATGGCACGGGTTAATGCAAAGACATATATTGAGAAAGAAGATGATTGA